From the genome of Odocoileus virginianus isolate 20LAN1187 ecotype Illinois chromosome 16, Ovbor_1.2, whole genome shotgun sequence, one region includes:
- the ELL3 gene encoding RNA polymerase II elongation factor ELL3 isoform X3: MGEIGAAGVGPKRLRLKRLRRLNLLRNSGPAAPCVLTSPLGPISGLRPAQGGTALVGEEELTFMGFTVSFHPQYLRLPGPHWSCLFSFIASQCGQEGPGGPGLDLVCQRLGRERLTIWAAMDSIPAPSSVQRHNRTGDARDRESWKSVGDYPEGDTISQSQMALEEVPDPLVSSQGQSLPGPSREHMAQWEVRNQTLLPNRDPDQPLPPSVSQKHVDKICSQQKRPAPAAMVELKQKRLRTLAPSPLQGLPSQDLQEEDWEQEDKDEDVGPRLEHSPSGQADSESPNPEEVPDYLLQYRAIHSAEQQHAYEQDFETDYAEYRILHARVGAASQRFIELAAEMNSVQRGTPEHKVLEEKIVQEYKKFRKRYPGYREEKRRCEYLHQKLSHIKGLILEFEEKNRGS; this comes from the exons ATGGGGGAAATCGGGGCTGCTGGGGTTGGTCCCAAGAGGCTGCGGTTGAAGAGACTTCGGCGACTTAACCTCCTGAGGAACTCGGGCCCAGCTGCACCCTGTGTGCTAACGAGCCCCCTGGGACCCATCTCTGGTCTTCGGCCGGCTCAGGGGGGAACAGCATTGGTCGGGGAGGAGGAACTGACTTTCATGGGGTTTACTGTCTCCTTTCACCCACAGTACCTGAGGCTCCCGGGGCCCCACTGGTCCTGCCTCTTTTCCTTCATAGCATCTCAGTGTGGCCAGGAGGGCCCTGGTGGTCCAGGCTTGGACCTTGTATGCCAGCGCCTAGGCAG GGAGCGCCTCACGATTTGGGCAGCTATGGATTCTATCCCAGCTCCTTCTTCAGTTCAGAGACACAACCGGACTGGAGATGCCAGGGATCGTGAGAGCTGGAAGAGTGTGGGAGACTATCCTGAAGGAGACACAATTTCACAGTCACAGATGGCACTAGAAGAG GTGCCAGATCCACTGGTAAGCAGCCAAGGACAGTCACTCCCAGGACCCTCGAGGGAACACATGGCACAGTGGGAAGTGAG GAACCAGACCCTTCTTCCAAACAGAGATCCTGATCAGCCACTGCCTCCCTCTGTTAGCCAGAAACATGTGGACAAG ATATGTTCCCAACAGAAACGTCCAGCGCCTGCAGCTATGGTAGAACTAAAACAAAAGAGGCTCAGAACTCTAGCTCCAAGTCCCCTACAAGGACTGCCCAGTCAGGACTTACAGGAGGAAGATTGGGAGCAAGAAGATAAAGATGAAGATGTGGGTCCCAGGCTGGAGCACAGTCCCTCAGGTCAAGCAG ATTCTGAATCCCCAAACCCTGAAGAAGTACCAGATTACCTCCT GCAATACAGGGCCATCCACAGCGCAGAACAGCAACATGCCTACGAGCAGGACTTTGAGACAGATTATGCCGAATACCGCATCCTGCATGCTCGTGTTGGGGCTGCAAGCCAAAGGTTCATAGAGCTGGCAGCTGAGATGAACAGTGTTCAGCGAGGAACTCCAGAACACAAG GTGCTGGAAGAAAAGATAGTCCAGGAATATAAAAAGTTCAGAAAG CGGTACCCAGGTTACAGGGAAGAGAAGCGCCGCTGTGAGTACTTGCATCAGAAACTGTCCCACATCAAAGGTCTCATCTTGGAGTTTGAGGAAAAGAACAGGGGAAGCTGA
- the ELL3 gene encoding RNA polymerase II elongation factor ELL3 isoform X2: MGEIGAAGVGPKRLRLKRLRRLNLLRNSGPAAPCVLTSPLGPISGLRPAQGGTALVGEEELTFMGFTVSFHPQYLRLPGPHWSCLFSFIASQCGQEGPGGPGLDLVCQRLGRSGPNRLHCLGPLRERLTIWAAMDSIPAPSSVQRHNRTGDARDRESWKSVGDYPEGDTISQSQMALEEVPDPLVSSQGQSLPGPSREHMAQWEVRNQTLLPNRDPDQPLPPSVSQKHVDKKRPAPAAMVELKQKRLRTLAPSPLQGLPSQDLQEEDWEQEDKDEDVGPRLEHSPSGQADSESPNPEEVPDYLLQYRAIHSAEQQHAYEQDFETDYAEYRILHARVGAASQRFIELAAEMNSVQRGTPEHKVLEEKIVQEYKKFRKRYPGYREEKRRCEYLHQKLSHIKGLILEFEEKNRGS; encoded by the exons ATGGGGGAAATCGGGGCTGCTGGGGTTGGTCCCAAGAGGCTGCGGTTGAAGAGACTTCGGCGACTTAACCTCCTGAGGAACTCGGGCCCAGCTGCACCCTGTGTGCTAACGAGCCCCCTGGGACCCATCTCTGGTCTTCGGCCGGCTCAGGGGGGAACAGCATTGGTCGGGGAGGAGGAACTGACTTTCATGGGGTTTACTGTCTCCTTTCACCCACAGTACCTGAGGCTCCCGGGGCCCCACTGGTCCTGCCTCTTTTCCTTCATAGCATCTCAGTGTGGCCAGGAGGGCCCTGGTGGTCCAGGCTTGGACCTTGTATGCCAGCGCCTAGGCAG GTCTGGGCCTAACCGTCTCCACTGCCTGGGTCCACTCAGGGAGCGCCTCACGATTTGGGCAGCTATGGATTCTATCCCAGCTCCTTCTTCAGTTCAGAGACACAACCGGACTGGAGATGCCAGGGATCGTGAGAGCTGGAAGAGTGTGGGAGACTATCCTGAAGGAGACACAATTTCACAGTCACAGATGGCACTAGAAGAG GTGCCAGATCCACTGGTAAGCAGCCAAGGACAGTCACTCCCAGGACCCTCGAGGGAACACATGGCACAGTGGGAAGTGAG GAACCAGACCCTTCTTCCAAACAGAGATCCTGATCAGCCACTGCCTCCCTCTGTTAGCCAGAAACATGTGGACAAG AAACGTCCAGCGCCTGCAGCTATGGTAGAACTAAAACAAAAGAGGCTCAGAACTCTAGCTCCAAGTCCCCTACAAGGACTGCCCAGTCAGGACTTACAGGAGGAAGATTGGGAGCAAGAAGATAAAGATGAAGATGTGGGTCCCAGGCTGGAGCACAGTCCCTCAGGTCAAGCAG ATTCTGAATCCCCAAACCCTGAAGAAGTACCAGATTACCTCCT GCAATACAGGGCCATCCACAGCGCAGAACAGCAACATGCCTACGAGCAGGACTTTGAGACAGATTATGCCGAATACCGCATCCTGCATGCTCGTGTTGGGGCTGCAAGCCAAAGGTTCATAGAGCTGGCAGCTGAGATGAACAGTGTTCAGCGAGGAACTCCAGAACACAAG GTGCTGGAAGAAAAGATAGTCCAGGAATATAAAAAGTTCAGAAAG CGGTACCCAGGTTACAGGGAAGAGAAGCGCCGCTGTGAGTACTTGCATCAGAAACTGTCCCACATCAAAGGTCTCATCTTGGAGTTTGAGGAAAAGAACAGGGGAAGCTGA
- the ELL3 gene encoding RNA polymerase II elongation factor ELL3 isoform X5 → MEGPQELLSGKLQLCFTPAARTSFLLLRLNDAALRALQECHRQQVRPVIAFQGNRGYLRLPGPHWSCLFSFIASQCGQEGPGGPGLDLVCQRLGRSGPNRLHCLGPLRERLTIWAAMDSIPAPSSVQRHNRTGDARDRESWKSVGDYPEGDTISQSQMALEEVPDPLVSSQGQSLPGPSREHMAQWEVRNQTLLPNRDPDQPLPPSVSQKHVDKKRPAPAAMVELKQKRLRTLAPSPLQGLPSQDLQEEDWEQEDKDEDVGPRLEHSPSGQADSESPNPEEVPDYLLQYRAIHSAEQQHAYEQDFETDYAEYRILHARVGAASQRFIELAAEMNSVQRGTPEHKVLEEKIVQEYKKFRKRYPGYREEKRRCEYLHQKLSHIKGLILEFEEKNRGS, encoded by the exons ATGGAGGGACCCCAGGAGCTTCTGAGTGGGAAGCTCCAGCTCTGCTTCACCCCGGCTGCCCGGACCAGCTTCCTACTGCTCAGGCTCAACGACGCAGCGCTGCGGGCGCTGCAAGAGTGTCATCGGCAACAG GTTCGGCCGGTGATTGCTTTCCAAGGGAACCGAGGG TACCTGAGGCTCCCGGGGCCCCACTGGTCCTGCCTCTTTTCCTTCATAGCATCTCAGTGTGGCCAGGAGGGCCCTGGTGGTCCAGGCTTGGACCTTGTATGCCAGCGCCTAGGCAG GTCTGGGCCTAACCGTCTCCACTGCCTGGGTCCACTCAGGGAGCGCCTCACGATTTGGGCAGCTATGGATTCTATCCCAGCTCCTTCTTCAGTTCAGAGACACAACCGGACTGGAGATGCCAGGGATCGTGAGAGCTGGAAGAGTGTGGGAGACTATCCTGAAGGAGACACAATTTCACAGTCACAGATGGCACTAGAAGAG GTGCCAGATCCACTGGTAAGCAGCCAAGGACAGTCACTCCCAGGACCCTCGAGGGAACACATGGCACAGTGGGAAGTGAG GAACCAGACCCTTCTTCCAAACAGAGATCCTGATCAGCCACTGCCTCCCTCTGTTAGCCAGAAACATGTGGACAAG AAACGTCCAGCGCCTGCAGCTATGGTAGAACTAAAACAAAAGAGGCTCAGAACTCTAGCTCCAAGTCCCCTACAAGGACTGCCCAGTCAGGACTTACAGGAGGAAGATTGGGAGCAAGAAGATAAAGATGAAGATGTGGGTCCCAGGCTGGAGCACAGTCCCTCAGGTCAAGCAG ATTCTGAATCCCCAAACCCTGAAGAAGTACCAGATTACCTCCT GCAATACAGGGCCATCCACAGCGCAGAACAGCAACATGCCTACGAGCAGGACTTTGAGACAGATTATGCCGAATACCGCATCCTGCATGCTCGTGTTGGGGCTGCAAGCCAAAGGTTCATAGAGCTGGCAGCTGAGATGAACAGTGTTCAGCGAGGAACTCCAGAACACAAG GTGCTGGAAGAAAAGATAGTCCAGGAATATAAAAAGTTCAGAAAG CGGTACCCAGGTTACAGGGAAGAGAAGCGCCGCTGTGAGTACTTGCATCAGAAACTGTCCCACATCAAAGGTCTCATCTTGGAGTTTGAGGAAAAGAACAGGGGAAGCTGA
- the ELL3 gene encoding RNA polymerase II elongation factor ELL3 isoform X1, protein MGEIGAAGVGPKRLRLKRLRRLNLLRNSGPAAPCVLTSPLGPISGLRPAQGGTALVGEEELTFMGFTVSFHPQYLRLPGPHWSCLFSFIASQCGQEGPGGPGLDLVCQRLGRSGPNRLHCLGPLRERLTIWAAMDSIPAPSSVQRHNRTGDARDRESWKSVGDYPEGDTISQSQMALEEVPDPLVSSQGQSLPGPSREHMAQWEVRNQTLLPNRDPDQPLPPSVSQKHVDKICSQQKRPAPAAMVELKQKRLRTLAPSPLQGLPSQDLQEEDWEQEDKDEDVGPRLEHSPSGQADSESPNPEEVPDYLLQYRAIHSAEQQHAYEQDFETDYAEYRILHARVGAASQRFIELAAEMNSVQRGTPEHKVLEEKIVQEYKKFRKRYPGYREEKRRCEYLHQKLSHIKGLILEFEEKNRGS, encoded by the exons ATGGGGGAAATCGGGGCTGCTGGGGTTGGTCCCAAGAGGCTGCGGTTGAAGAGACTTCGGCGACTTAACCTCCTGAGGAACTCGGGCCCAGCTGCACCCTGTGTGCTAACGAGCCCCCTGGGACCCATCTCTGGTCTTCGGCCGGCTCAGGGGGGAACAGCATTGGTCGGGGAGGAGGAACTGACTTTCATGGGGTTTACTGTCTCCTTTCACCCACAGTACCTGAGGCTCCCGGGGCCCCACTGGTCCTGCCTCTTTTCCTTCATAGCATCTCAGTGTGGCCAGGAGGGCCCTGGTGGTCCAGGCTTGGACCTTGTATGCCAGCGCCTAGGCAG GTCTGGGCCTAACCGTCTCCACTGCCTGGGTCCACTCAGGGAGCGCCTCACGATTTGGGCAGCTATGGATTCTATCCCAGCTCCTTCTTCAGTTCAGAGACACAACCGGACTGGAGATGCCAGGGATCGTGAGAGCTGGAAGAGTGTGGGAGACTATCCTGAAGGAGACACAATTTCACAGTCACAGATGGCACTAGAAGAG GTGCCAGATCCACTGGTAAGCAGCCAAGGACAGTCACTCCCAGGACCCTCGAGGGAACACATGGCACAGTGGGAAGTGAG GAACCAGACCCTTCTTCCAAACAGAGATCCTGATCAGCCACTGCCTCCCTCTGTTAGCCAGAAACATGTGGACAAG ATATGTTCCCAACAGAAACGTCCAGCGCCTGCAGCTATGGTAGAACTAAAACAAAAGAGGCTCAGAACTCTAGCTCCAAGTCCCCTACAAGGACTGCCCAGTCAGGACTTACAGGAGGAAGATTGGGAGCAAGAAGATAAAGATGAAGATGTGGGTCCCAGGCTGGAGCACAGTCCCTCAGGTCAAGCAG ATTCTGAATCCCCAAACCCTGAAGAAGTACCAGATTACCTCCT GCAATACAGGGCCATCCACAGCGCAGAACAGCAACATGCCTACGAGCAGGACTTTGAGACAGATTATGCCGAATACCGCATCCTGCATGCTCGTGTTGGGGCTGCAAGCCAAAGGTTCATAGAGCTGGCAGCTGAGATGAACAGTGTTCAGCGAGGAACTCCAGAACACAAG GTGCTGGAAGAAAAGATAGTCCAGGAATATAAAAAGTTCAGAAAG CGGTACCCAGGTTACAGGGAAGAGAAGCGCCGCTGTGAGTACTTGCATCAGAAACTGTCCCACATCAAAGGTCTCATCTTGGAGTTTGAGGAAAAGAACAGGGGAAGCTGA
- the ELL3 gene encoding RNA polymerase II elongation factor ELL3 isoform X4 produces MEGPQELLSGKLQLCFTPAARTSFLLLRLNDAALRALQECHRQQVRPVIAFQGNRGYLRLPGPHWSCLFSFIASQCGQEGPGGPGLDLVCQRLGRSGPNRLHCLGPLRERLTIWAAMDSIPAPSSVQRHNRTGDARDRESWKSVGDYPEGDTISQSQMALEEVPDPLVSSQGQSLPGPSREHMAQWEVRNQTLLPNRDPDQPLPPSVSQKHVDKICSQQKRPAPAAMVELKQKRLRTLAPSPLQGLPSQDLQEEDWEQEDKDEDVGPRLEHSPSGQADSESPNPEEVPDYLLQYRAIHSAEQQHAYEQDFETDYAEYRILHARVGAASQRFIELAAEMNSVQRGTPEHKVLEEKIVQEYKKFRKRYPGYREEKRRCEYLHQKLSHIKGLILEFEEKNRGS; encoded by the exons ATGGAGGGACCCCAGGAGCTTCTGAGTGGGAAGCTCCAGCTCTGCTTCACCCCGGCTGCCCGGACCAGCTTCCTACTGCTCAGGCTCAACGACGCAGCGCTGCGGGCGCTGCAAGAGTGTCATCGGCAACAG GTTCGGCCGGTGATTGCTTTCCAAGGGAACCGAGGG TACCTGAGGCTCCCGGGGCCCCACTGGTCCTGCCTCTTTTCCTTCATAGCATCTCAGTGTGGCCAGGAGGGCCCTGGTGGTCCAGGCTTGGACCTTGTATGCCAGCGCCTAGGCAG GTCTGGGCCTAACCGTCTCCACTGCCTGGGTCCACTCAGGGAGCGCCTCACGATTTGGGCAGCTATGGATTCTATCCCAGCTCCTTCTTCAGTTCAGAGACACAACCGGACTGGAGATGCCAGGGATCGTGAGAGCTGGAAGAGTGTGGGAGACTATCCTGAAGGAGACACAATTTCACAGTCACAGATGGCACTAGAAGAG GTGCCAGATCCACTGGTAAGCAGCCAAGGACAGTCACTCCCAGGACCCTCGAGGGAACACATGGCACAGTGGGAAGTGAG GAACCAGACCCTTCTTCCAAACAGAGATCCTGATCAGCCACTGCCTCCCTCTGTTAGCCAGAAACATGTGGACAAG ATATGTTCCCAACAGAAACGTCCAGCGCCTGCAGCTATGGTAGAACTAAAACAAAAGAGGCTCAGAACTCTAGCTCCAAGTCCCCTACAAGGACTGCCCAGTCAGGACTTACAGGAGGAAGATTGGGAGCAAGAAGATAAAGATGAAGATGTGGGTCCCAGGCTGGAGCACAGTCCCTCAGGTCAAGCAG ATTCTGAATCCCCAAACCCTGAAGAAGTACCAGATTACCTCCT GCAATACAGGGCCATCCACAGCGCAGAACAGCAACATGCCTACGAGCAGGACTTTGAGACAGATTATGCCGAATACCGCATCCTGCATGCTCGTGTTGGGGCTGCAAGCCAAAGGTTCATAGAGCTGGCAGCTGAGATGAACAGTGTTCAGCGAGGAACTCCAGAACACAAG GTGCTGGAAGAAAAGATAGTCCAGGAATATAAAAAGTTCAGAAAG CGGTACCCAGGTTACAGGGAAGAGAAGCGCCGCTGTGAGTACTTGCATCAGAAACTGTCCCACATCAAAGGTCTCATCTTGGAGTTTGAGGAAAAGAACAGGGGAAGCTGA